Genomic segment of Panicum virgatum strain AP13 chromosome 2K, P.virgatum_v5, whole genome shotgun sequence:
ccgggaccccgtgggggtccggggccccggctgttttggctgagcgctcccttctccgggacacgtggtgtcaccggacctgtccccgagcgggaagcggtcCGGGACCGctggtgagatggagccggaccctaggggtccggctgctcagccccttagggcgtagttacggataactacgcgagtcttgacacagcaagagggtgtaccctagtccagaggtaccgacaatcATTATAGATTGTTTTTTATGTCGATCTTGCACTCAGGAGTTTAGCATCCTGATCATGGAATCAAATTCTAAATATTTATGAAGTCTCAGATATTTCATTGCTGTATTATTATTGCAATTATTCAAGATGATCCATGTCATCATGGTTAGCCAATCATCTGATTTTCATAGAATTCGGATTCAGGGTTCTGATGTGGGTGATATTGAGACTCCAATAAGTGTTATCTATCGCACATTGACCATAATATGTTTGGGCATGAATATTTTATGTTTTATGAAACTATTGACTCAGTGATTTATGCTTGAGCTTAAAGATGTAATAATTTACAAGGCCAAAGAAGCTTCCTTTTCAGTTGGAAGAAGGGGCTATTATAGTCACTTCTATTCTATAAGGctaaagccaattaaaattGAGAAGCTTAAACCAATTTCTCCTTGCTTTCGGTTTATATagggttgatcacattatctaaGCTTATTCAGACAGGGCCAGCGACACCAATTCTGTTGATCATCTTCTTATAATATAGTGTCTGTAGCcaatacttgtttttaatcttCTATCGTTCAACATCAAAACAAGCCTACAATTTTCTTGATCACAGAGCTGCCTGTCAAGAAAAGTGGCCATAGTTTTGTCTACAATCACACTCTTGCAAAAACTCTTGTGGAATATGCTTCAGCGGTAAGTTAAAACCTTTCCTAATTTTTTTCACAACTTTGTTCTGAACTGAATATTCACAGTTTCCAGGTGTTTCCTACTTCTATGAAAGTAAACTTAAGCTGATGGTGCTGTACTATCTATAGGTGTATATGACAGATTTAACTGCTCTGTATACATGGACATGCTCAAGATGCAATGACCAGACCCAAGTAAGAAACTATCAAGTTCGCTTGCACTCACTGACTGAACCATTTGCCCTTTTTAAAATACAAAGTTTTTCTCTTAAATGGGCATTGGCCAGGATAAATAGTTTCTAGTTTGATATGGTTTCCAACTTTTGAAATAGGGCTTTGAGATGAGATCTCTAATTGTTGACGTGGAGAACTGCTTGCAGGTTCCTTTCTCACCACAGTTTGAATTCAGTTATCATACCTAGCAATATTTTCATGATAAATCGTTCCCTTTACCTACCATTCTTTGGTTGAATAATGTGGTAGGCGTTTGTTGGTGTAGCTCATAATCTAAATTCAATTGTTGTTGCAATCAGAGGAACTCAAGAGAACAGGTGATTGGCTGCTTTTGCTTCTATTGTTCCCAGTTAGACTAATTCTGGTTTACATGTTTCTATTTTCAGTTCAAATgtgattcacttttagatttGATTAATCAGTGTACAGAATTGGATCAAGGACTTGATATGGAAGCAGCTTGATCTAAGCTATCCAAACATGCCAAATGCAAAGGTTAGTGCGAATGAAATaactctttccttttcttttttttttgggtgggggAAGCAAAAGGTTGAATATTCATATGTTTGTACTACTATGGTTAAAGGTGCACAGTGGATTTTTCTCCTCCTATAATAATACAATTTTGCGTCTAGCTATCACAAGTGCTGTTCGCAAGGCCAGAAAATCATACGGGAATATCAATGTCATAGTGACGGGCCACTCAATGGGAGGAGCCATGGCTTCTTTTTGTGCACTCGACCTTGCTGTAAGGCTTTAGAGATTCATGCTGCGTTCTCTTAAATCCTTTTGGATTGTAATCCTGGACCAAGTTTAAGCAAAACATTTTCACAGATGAAACTTGGAAGTGACAGTGTGCAACTCATGACGTTCGGGCAGCCTCGTGTTGGCAATGCTGCATTTGCCTCATATTTTTCCAAATATGTGCCCAACACAATTCGAGTGACACACGGACATGATATCGTGCCACATTTGCCGCCTTATTTCTCCTTTCTTCCCCAGCTGACATTCCACCACTTCCCAAGAGAGGTATACCTTGCATGTGAACTTCACAAAACTTCTCTTTCTACGTACtacattatgtacatgtataACCTTCATGTTTATGAAATTTCAGGTATGGATCCATGATTCCAAAGGCAACACAACTGAACAGATTTGTGACGATAGTGGTGAAGACTCGAAGTGCTGCAGGTTTGATTGCTCTTATCTTCCTGGCAAATGTAGTTTCTCTGTAGCTTCTGTTGCAACATTTTCTTCCTCATTTGTGGTTTTAGGTGCGTCTCTATGTTCAGCTTgagcattcaggaccatttcaCCTACCTGGGAGTTGATATGGAAGCAGATGACTGGAGCACCTGTAGAATCATTGGAGCTCAAAGCGTTCAGAAATTCCGGAAGGAGCTCACTAGCAGCATTATCATGACAATGCACAATGTCGACGTCTCCATTGTTGATCCTAGCGTACAGACAGATTTGAACAGTTTTAGATAGCCACAGCATTCCTTTATACAAATTCAGAGCAAAAAGCAAAGCCTTGTTTTTCTCTTGAAGAAGAATGGTAAAGTAGTTCAGCTTGAGGATTTCATTCTGCTTGGGACAATACTTTTGATGTCTTGTAAATGTGTAGGACTGTAGATATGTACATAAGCAAGATATAGATTCCTTCTGTTTGGATGATGATGTCCTCAATAGATATTACTAATAAAATTAGATGTATTATTCCTTCATATTAGATGCATGCTGTAAACTTGCAATAAAATTAGAATAATCACATTGATACATGGTATCTATGTTTGCAAGAATGCCAGCAAAACCTCGACGTATTAACGTTCCTGGTTTGTGACACTCCATCAGCTAGTGCCAATTGTGTCAAACCGAAGCAGGAGTTCAGTTGCaggaactcttttttttttaattaaagTTGCAGCCTTGCAGGAGCAGGAACTTGGTGCAGATCGTAGCACTGCTTAATCTGGAAGTTGAGCACCGACAAGATCGTAGCACTGCTTAATCTGGAAGCTGAGCACTGACAAGACCCTGCGATGTCGATTTTGCGCACTGTTATCTGGAGTTTCAGATTGTCTCGCACCCTTGTCCAGTGAGCAGCTTCAGAATTCAGATGAGCTctcgcgcggcgacggcgcaaGTTTGCAGACAAAAGTGTCCATAAAAAAACGTCTGCAAATACCAGAAAGCAGGTTGTCTCCCTCGAATTCTTGAAAGCAGCAATCGACTCGCCGCCGTTGCCTCATCAGACCGTCCTCCCCTTTCCGTATTTCGCAccatgccggcgccggcgccggcggccaaatCTACCCACTGGCCGCGACTGCGATGCGAGTAAACTAACCCACCACTCACCTTATCTGGGCCGTTGGAATGGATCGAACGGTCACGGAAAGGCCTTCTGGAGTATAACGCAAGGACACGGAGGACTATAGGGGCTATTTAGTAACTTTCCTTGGCTGCCTTCATCTTGGCCGCGCAGGAGCGATCGGACGGTGCCCGTAAACCGTTCCCTGGTTCCCGGAGTTCCTCGTCCTTCCGACCTCCGATGCGGGGCGctatcgccggcgccggcgcagccCTCGCAGGGACCCGTGTCGGAACCTGTGCAATCGGTGGGCGAGTCCGTGCCTCTCCGTGGGCGCCCGGCAGCGCGCTGGAACGGCTGTTTCCGCGGTTCGATGACATCCTCGCGGAGGCGGAGCTATAGGCAATCCAGCCGCGCATAATGTGGcagcccgcagccgccgccgccgccaccgccggccatgACGGCCTCGTTCATCCTCGCCATTTGGAGGAATTCTTTGGTATTTTTCTCCCTTCTTCCTTATGCCCTTCCAGTTCAGCTCCAATTAAAACCATCGAAAAGCAGCAGCATTCAGGCACAAGCAGTGTTCTTCCTCAtaagtattatatatatatatatatatatatatatatatatatatatatatatatatatatatatatatatatatatatatatatatgatgagtCAATGTTTCATAGCAAGCCAAAAATCAAACATCCTTTTCTGTACAGAACTATGTGTGACAAGTCGTCTGCAAATCACTCCATCACATCATCAccgacaaaagaaaaaaaaatcctctaTAAACAGGTCTACTTACAAGTACAACCCATTTACATGTACAGACACACAATCCAGGCTGCACCGCAGCACATTGTCACACGAAGCGTAATTTCTACAAAAGTAAAACAAGAAAACTCACCCCTACTCTTCAATGATGCATACTGCAGCGTCCATCACAGTGGGGTGGCTGACAGTCTGGAATGTAGCCGATTCTCATCAGAATGCGTGCTCTGAAGTCTATAAATCTCAGTGACGGAATGGTTCTTCTTGTCATCACCCTGAGTCTTGAGGTAAAACCTGGAAGAACTGTAGAAGTGGTCCATGGAGCAACTAAAAACCAAACATGGAGTATGTGGCAGTAATAGTGTTCAACTCTCAATAATGTCCGGTCAAAAAAGACTCGTGCCAAGCACTGAAGGTTCCTGGCAAAATTGATAGCAAGGAAAGAATGGTATAATCCATCAATCACATGTACTATCAAAGCTGCCTGCAGAATTTGCCCGGCTCTGCATTCTATTTCTCACGGGCGTCGACCTTAACAGCGGCCAGAAGTTGCGGGACATCCAGGCCATCGTTCCTTCCGGAGCTACTGCTGCTGCCAGAACCTTCAGCACGATCCTGCTCGAAGTCCCCG
This window contains:
- the LOC120694793 gene encoding lipase-like isoform X1, with the translated sequence MGRWTCTGVVALVLLLSAAAHGRELPVKKSGHSFVYNHTLAKTLVEYASAVYMTDLTALYTWTCSRCNDQTQGFEMRSLIVDVENCLQAFVGVAHNLNSIVVAIRGTQENSVQNWIKDLIWKQLDLSYPNMPNAKVHSGFFSSYNNTILRLAITSAVRKARKSYGNINVIVTGHSMGGAMASFCALDLAMKLGSDSVQLMTFGQPRVGNAAFASYFSKYVPNTIRVTHGHDIVPHLPPYFSFLPQLTFHHFPREVWIHDSKGNTTEQICDDSGEDSKCCRCVSMFSLSIQDHFTYLGVDMEADDWSTCRIIGAQSVQKFRKELTSSIIMTMHNVDVSIVDPSVQTDLNSFR
- the LOC120694793 gene encoding lipase-like isoform X2, which gives rise to MLLLPAFWSSRLFMGRWTCTGVVALVLLLSAAAHGRELPVKKSGHSFVYNHTLAKTLVEYASAVYMTDLTALYTWTCSRCNDQTQGFEMRSLIVDVENCLQAFVGVAHNLNSIVVAIRGTQENSVQNWIKDLIWKQLDLSYPNMPNAKVHSGFFSSYNNTILRLAITSAVRKARKSYGNINVIVTGHSMGGAMASFCALDLAMKLGSDSVQLMTFGQPRVGNAAFASYFSKYVPNTIRVTHGHDIVPHLPPYFSFLPQLTFHHFPREVWIHDSKGNTTEQICDDSGEDSKCCRCVSMFSLSIQDHFTYLGVDMEADDWSTCRIIGAQSVQKFRKELTSSIIMTMHNVDVSIVDPSVQTDLNSFR
- the LOC120694793 gene encoding lipase-like isoform X3 codes for the protein MTDLTALYTWTCSRCNDQTQGFEMRSLIVDVENCLQAFVGVAHNLNSIVVAIRGTQENSVQNWIKDLIWKQLDLSYPNMPNAKVHSGFFSSYNNTILRLAITSAVRKARKSYGNINVIVTGHSMGGAMASFCALDLAMKLGSDSVQLMTFGQPRVGNAAFASYFSKYVPNTIRVTHGHDIVPHLPPYFSFLPQLTFHHFPREVWIHDSKGNTTEQICDDSGEDSKCCRCVSMFSLSIQDHFTYLGVDMEADDWSTCRIIGAQSVQKFRKELTSSIIMTMHNVDVSIVDPSVQTDLNSFR